The genomic region GGTCGCTCAGCGTGTTCAGTTCGGAGAAGCTAAGGCTCCGGTTCTGCTTTGGGAAGATGATGGCCCTGGTGTCGGGCTGGCGCTTCGCCATCTCCGGCAGATGTGCGGCAATGTTGACCAGTTCGCTCTCTAGCATGGACTCAGCGGATCTCCCCGGGTGTGGTCTCTCGCAGGAATTCGGCGATCATAGGCACCACCTCGTGCTTCATGTCTTCCAGGATGTAATGCCCGGCGTCGGGGTAGCTTTTCACTCTTGCCTTGGGGAAGCGGCGCTGCCACTCAGCGAGGAAGGTGCGGTCGAACACGAAGTCGAGCTCCCCCCAGAAGATGGCGATGGGGAGATCGGCAAAGCGCTCCAGCCCCGCGGCTATCTCGCTGACCAGGTCGTAGTTGCGGTCGCCGGGGGCAAGAGGGATGTCCTGGACGAAGCGCAGCGTGGCGATCCTGTTCGCCCAGGAATTGTAGGGGGAGCGGTAGGCCTGCTGCAGCTCGCAGGGCATCGGGTGCTTCTTGCAGCCGACGATGGAGGCACCCACGCTGAAGGCATTGAAGCCGCGCACAAGGAGCGTCCCCAGTGCCGTTTCCCGGCAGATCTTCAGCCCGAGCGGGAAGGGCTTCTCCTTCGGGAGATGGAAGGCCGCGGTATTCAAAAGCACGATGCGCCCGATCCGCTCCGGGTGCCGGCTGGCGTACCCCATACCGATCATCCCGCCCCAGTCGTGCAGCACCAGGGTGATCTTCCCCTCCGGGTGCAGGTGGTCGATCAGGCGCTCCAGGTCGTCGATGCGGCGCGGCAGAGTGTAGTCGTAGCGGTCGTCGCCGGGCTTGTCCGAATAGCCGCAGCCGATGTGGTCCGGGACGATGCAGCGGAAATTGTCGCGCAGCGCCAGCACCAAGTTCCGGTAATAGAAGGACCAGGAAGGGTTTCCGTGCACCATGACCACCGGGTCTCCCGCGCCCTCGTCGAGGTAGTGGTAGGAGAGGCCGTCCAGGTCAAGGGTGCGTCCGGTGAAGGGGTAGTGCGCTTTTATGTCGAAAGTCATTAGATACTTACCTGTGCCTGTGTATTCGTCGTCTCGTTACCAATCGACCCCGAGCATTAAGCAGTTGA from Citrifermentans bremense harbors:
- a CDS encoding alpha/beta fold hydrolase, with the protein product MTFDIKAHYPFTGRTLDLDGLSYHYLDEGAGDPVVMVHGNPSWSFYYRNLVLALRDNFRCIVPDHIGCGYSDKPGDDRYDYTLPRRIDDLERLIDHLHPEGKITLVLHDWGGMIGMGYASRHPERIGRIVLLNTAAFHLPKEKPFPLGLKICRETALGTLLVRGFNAFSVGASIVGCKKHPMPCELQQAYRSPYNSWANRIATLRFVQDIPLAPGDRNYDLVSEIAAGLERFADLPIAIFWGELDFVFDRTFLAEWQRRFPKARVKSYPDAGHYILEDMKHEVVPMIAEFLRETTPGEIR